One region of Phycicoccus sp. M110.8 genomic DNA includes:
- the glnA gene encoding type I glutamate--ammonia ligase, whose protein sequence is MFSNADEVLKFIKDEDVKFVDVRFCDLPGVMQHFNVPAETVDADFMKNGQMFDGSSIRGFQAIHESDMKLIPDPTSAYLDPFRKEKTLILNFSIVDPFTNEEYSRDPRNIAAKAEAYLKSTGIADTAYFGAEAEFYVFDDVRFETKQNAGYYFIDSVEAAWNTGREEEGGNKGYKTRYKGGYFPVPPVDHFADLRDEMSLALGAAGLSVERAHHEVGTAGQQEINYRFNTLKQAADDVLKFKYIIKNVAWEGGKTVTFMPKPLFGDNGSGMHSHQSLWKDGEPLFYDERGYGGLSDLARWYIGGLLKHAPAVLAFTNPTVNSYHRLVPGYEAPVNLVYSARNRSACVRIPITGDSPKAKRIEFRVPDPSANPYLAFSAMLMAGLDGIKNRIEPPEPVDKDLYELPPEEHEAIEQVPGSLPEVLDALEADHEFLLEGDVFTKDLIETWIEWKRKNEVDPIRFRPHPHEFEMYYDI, encoded by the coding sequence TTGTTCAGCAACGCTGACGAGGTCCTGAAGTTCATCAAGGACGAGGACGTCAAGTTCGTCGATGTGCGGTTCTGCGACCTGCCCGGCGTCATGCAGCACTTCAACGTGCCGGCCGAGACCGTGGACGCGGACTTCATGAAGAACGGCCAGATGTTCGACGGGTCCTCGATCCGCGGGTTCCAGGCCATCCACGAGTCCGACATGAAGCTCATCCCGGACCCGACGAGCGCCTACCTCGACCCGTTCCGGAAGGAGAAGACGCTCATCCTCAACTTCTCCATCGTGGACCCGTTCACGAACGAGGAGTACTCCCGGGACCCGCGCAACATCGCGGCCAAGGCCGAGGCCTACCTGAAGTCGACCGGCATCGCCGACACCGCGTACTTCGGCGCCGAGGCCGAGTTCTACGTCTTCGACGACGTGCGCTTCGAGACCAAGCAGAACGCCGGCTACTACTTCATCGACTCGGTCGAGGCGGCCTGGAACACCGGTCGTGAGGAGGAGGGCGGCAACAAGGGGTACAAGACCCGCTACAAGGGTGGCTACTTCCCCGTCCCCCCGGTCGACCACTTCGCCGACCTGCGCGACGAGATGTCGCTGGCGCTGGGCGCTGCCGGGCTGTCCGTCGAGCGCGCCCACCACGAGGTCGGCACCGCGGGCCAGCAGGAGATCAACTACCGCTTCAACACCCTGAAGCAGGCCGCGGACGACGTGCTGAAGTTCAAGTACATCATCAAGAACGTGGCCTGGGAGGGCGGCAAGACCGTCACCTTCATGCCCAAGCCGCTGTTCGGTGACAACGGCTCCGGCATGCACAGCCACCAGTCGCTGTGGAAGGACGGCGAGCCGCTGTTCTACGACGAGCGCGGCTACGGCGGCCTGTCGGACCTCGCGCGCTGGTACATCGGCGGCCTGCTCAAGCACGCCCCCGCGGTGCTCGCCTTCACCAACCCGACGGTGAACTCCTACCACCGCCTGGTGCCCGGCTACGAGGCCCCGGTCAACCTGGTCTACTCGGCCCGCAACCGCTCGGCGTGCGTGCGCATCCCGATCACCGGTGACAGCCCGAAGGCCAAGCGCATCGAGTTCCGCGTGCCCGACCCGTCGGCGAACCCCTACCTGGCGTTCTCGGCGATGCTCATGGCCGGCCTCGACGGCATCAAGAACCGCATCGAGCCGCCGGAGCCGGTCGACAAGGACCTCTACGAGCTGCCGCCGGAGGAGCACGAGGCCATCGAGCAGGTCCCCGGCTCGCTGCCCGAGGTGCTCGACGCACTGGAGGCCGACCACGAGTTCCTGCTCGAGGGCGACGTCTTCACCAAGGACCTCATCGAGACCTGGATCGAGTGGAAGCGCAAGAACGAGGTCGACCCGATCCGGTTCCGCCCGCACCCGCACGAGTTCGAGATGTACTACGACATCTGA
- a CDS encoding SDR family oxidoreductase produces MTRRADVALVTGTSSGMGLHTAVGLARAGLTVVATMRDTTRDADLRRAADEAGVELDVRALDVTDAQQAREAVAGVLADHGGIDVLVNNAGRGAVATLEQLTDEQLQAQLDVNYLGVARMTRLVLPGLRAAGRGRVVTVTSVGGAVGQPFADAYCGAKFAVEGLMQSLAPVAASFGVVVSVVEPGAVASEFTANVHRADADADASDPYAGLLAAYLRRTAGAFDNAQTSQQAAEVIVEAATTDQPRFRWQTSAQAEQFVGLSLADLDGSRVVGTTSTWIA; encoded by the coding sequence ATGACCCGTCGAGCGGATGTCGCCCTCGTCACCGGCACCTCCAGCGGGATGGGGCTGCACACCGCCGTGGGACTCGCCCGCGCCGGACTCACCGTGGTGGCGACGATGCGGGACACGACCAGGGACGCCGACCTGCGCCGCGCCGCCGACGAGGCCGGGGTCGAGCTCGACGTGCGCGCTCTCGACGTCACAGACGCCCAGCAGGCCAGAGAGGCGGTCGCCGGCGTGCTCGCCGACCACGGCGGCATCGACGTCCTCGTCAACAACGCCGGCCGGGGGGCGGTGGCCACGCTCGAGCAGCTCACCGACGAGCAGCTCCAGGCCCAGCTCGACGTCAACTACCTCGGTGTCGCTCGGATGACGCGGCTCGTGCTGCCCGGCCTGCGGGCCGCCGGGCGCGGGCGCGTGGTCACGGTCACCAGCGTCGGGGGAGCGGTCGGCCAGCCGTTCGCGGACGCCTACTGCGGCGCCAAGTTCGCCGTCGAGGGGCTCATGCAGTCGCTTGCGCCGGTCGCCGCCTCCTTCGGCGTCGTCGTCAGCGTCGTGGAGCCCGGGGCGGTGGCGAGCGAGTTCACCGCCAACGTCCACCGGGCCGACGCGGACGCCGACGCCAGCGACCCGTATGCCGGGTTGCTCGCGGCATACCTGCGGCGCACGGCCGGCGCCTTCGACAACGCGCAGACCTCGCAGCAGGCGGCCGAGGTGATCGTGGAGGCGGCCACGACCGACCAGCCGAGGTTCCGGTGGCAGACCTCCGCGCAGGCGGAGCAGTTCGTGGGTCTCTCGCTCGCCGACCTCGACGGCTCCCGGGTGGTCGGGACGACTTCGACCTGGATCGCCTGA
- a CDS encoding RDD family protein, giving the protein MVDRKDIGSWLEGPGARSGEPSAHPGERLGMPAGGAGSVGRFGRRLIGVLVDWAVCQLIASALFHVPLPFRGVATGSDSFVLLAVFAVENLLLVGTLGSTLGHRLVGLRVVSLDGRPARPFQVLVRTVLLCLFLPAMFWDKDGRGLHDKAAGTVIVRT; this is encoded by the coding sequence GTGGTCGACCGCAAGGACATCGGCTCCTGGCTCGAGGGGCCGGGCGCACGGTCCGGCGAGCCGTCGGCGCATCCCGGTGAGCGCCTGGGTATGCCGGCCGGCGGCGCCGGTTCCGTGGGTCGCTTCGGCCGTCGCCTCATCGGCGTCCTCGTCGACTGGGCCGTCTGCCAGCTCATTGCCAGCGCGCTGTTCCACGTCCCGCTGCCGTTCCGCGGCGTGGCCACCGGGTCGGACTCGTTCGTGCTGCTGGCCGTCTTCGCCGTGGAGAACCTCCTGCTCGTCGGCACCCTGGGCAGCACCCTCGGCCACCGGCTGGTGGGGCTGCGGGTGGTGTCGCTCGACGGACGGCCCGCCCGGCCGTTCCAGGTGCTCGTGCGCACCGTCCTGCTGTGCCTCTTCCTCCCGGCGATGTTCTGGGACAAGGACGGCCGCGGCCTGCACGACAAGGCCGCCGGCACCGTCATCGTCCGCACCTGA